One stretch of Armigeres subalbatus isolate Guangzhou_Male chromosome 2, GZ_Asu_2, whole genome shotgun sequence DNA includes these proteins:
- the LOC134212176 gene encoding facilitated trehalose transporter Tret1-like, whose product MAVSNGAKNQYLATFLLNLLAVSYGTSSGWMSPSIPILLSENSPLDSGPITTEQGAWIGAILCVGGLVGSIISGCMADRYGRKWTAYTAVIPQIVSWIMVMCADNVYYLYAMRFLSGFGGGVCFTINPMFIAEISEDRNRGMLGATFILSTNLGQLIMYILGAYVSYSVIPYILITIPVIFLFGFTMIPDTPLYYMKKNKYQRSKNSLKFYRGYQAGEQNVSSEFERELLKLQDNNTDEKQIPQKHKISWSDLNTHHARKAFLIGVCLVAFNNFSGCFAMLSYAETIFQESGSSLSADTSAIVMGSLQMVGAYCSTLLVERAGRKLLFKISGTGMAIGFTTFSGYFYVKALGYNVDSFNWLPLVCFSFVIFIASIGVLSLPFLVLAELVPQKVKEFIFSTCISLAWIFAFISVKFIVTLFDLVGMHGTMLLFALCCVSGTLFVAVVIPETKGKSFDTIAKLMS is encoded by the exons TGAACCTTTTGGCAGTCAGCTATGGCACAAGCTCCGGGTGGATGTCGCCTTCGATTCCAATTTTACTGTCGGAAAACTCTCCCCTGGATAGTGGACCCATAACCACGGAACAAGGAGCCTGGATTGGAGCGATTCTTTGCGTCGGTGGACTAGTTGGAAGCATCATTTCCGGCTGCATGGCCGATCGATACGGTCGAAAGTGGACAGCCTATACGGCAGTTATACCGCAAATT gTTTCGTGGATAATGGTCATGTGTGCTGACAATGTTTATTACTTGTATGCTATGCGATTTTTGTCGGGATTTGGAGGAGGTGTCTGCTTTACGATCAATCCAATGTTCATTGCAGAAATTTCAGAGGACAG AAACCGCGGAATGCTTGGTGCCACCTTCATATTGTCCACTAACCTTGGGCAGTTAATTATGTACATTTTAGGTGCATATGTGTCATACTCAGTTATACCATACATATTGATTACCATACCAGTGATATTCCTTTTCGGATTCACTATGATTCCAGACACACCATTGTATTACATGAAGAAGAACAAATACCAG AGATcgaaaaattcattaaaattctaTCGTGGCTACCAAGCCGGAGAACAAAATGTTTCATCAGAGTTCGAACGGGAATTATTGAAACTGCAAGATAATAATACCGACGAGAAACAAATTCCACAGAAGCACAAAATCTCTTGGAGTGATTTAA ACACACATCACGCAAGAAAAGCCTTCCTTATTGGGGTCTGTTTGGTGgctttcaataatttttccgGCTGCTTCGCCATGCTCAGTTATGCGGAAACAATTTTCCAGGAGTCTGGTTCGTCACTGTCGGCCGATACATCGGCTATCGTTATGGGTTCATTGCAGATGGTCGGAGCGTACTGTTCCACGCTGCTGGTCGAACGTGCCGGACGAAAG CTACTCTTCAAAATATCCGGCACAGGAATGGCAATAGGTTTTACCACCTTTTCCGGATACTTTTATGTCAAAGCTCTCGGCTACAATGTAGATTCGTTCAATTGGCTCCCATTGGTTTGCTTCTCGTTTGTAATTTTCATAGCCTCCATAGGAGTCTTGTCACTGCCGTTTCTGGTTCTGGCAGAATTGGTACCACAGAAG GTTAAAGAATTCATATTCAGCACCTGTATTAGTCTCGCATGGATATTCGCATTCATCTCCGTCAAG TTCATTGTCACGCTGTTCGATTTGGTTGGAATGCACGGAACGATGCTTCTGTTTGCTCTTTGCTGCGTGAGTGGAACGCTTTTTGTGGCTGTGGTGATTCCGGAGACCAAAGGAAAAAGTTTTGACACCATTGCCAAACTAATGAGTTGA